Proteins from a single region of Cydia strobilella chromosome 2, ilCydStro3.1, whole genome shotgun sequence:
- the LOC134754538 gene encoding uncharacterized protein LOC134754538, whose translation MSVGWSCLPLLPLGCILEHLSLEDALAAMSTSRHWRSGLLMYEGRRKTLKLNAKQLDKCAFLARIFKKHTNVLQIHVADCSQAELTQFMHKVMPQFFDTLQLQEIVFIGPGCVQMVHSNVKLDRVIIESLLFKHSHSIRNFALISCEMDAVDDKKTKQIHYNVELYSRGLRFDPSSPADAILSRFNAEAMMFSSLQHILVDYDLVTTETLETLSQLTSFSQLSIIICNKKLAHSVDWNRVQTCYPNGLDVAVNLIGLSEKKIDEVMETVLVEGLTLTSLKLLFCKTLYPPLINHVLRLHKDSLREFVVVDAPHESCQRVIRPLRVLDYEACVNPIILMCWQCTQLRRLIIHGYWVWQYDVLGFVRLRKSLSQLEVSAVYGRTRRPQQSALARVHVSDAPDTLDASFVRQVNEFTEFKWKPCPWSRLHPGLRARAAPAQRAAYALHEARRPLGVTLHSQK comes from the exons ATGTCTGTAGGTTGGAGCTGCCTGCCGTTGCTGCCTCTGGGCTGCATCCTGGAGCACCTGAGCCTGGAGGATGCTCTAGCCGCCATGTCCACCAGCCGGCACTGGCGCAGTGGCCTGCTCATGTATGAAGGACGGAG GAAAACTCTCAAGCTCAACGCGAAACAGTTGGACAAATGCGCGTTCCTAGCCCGAATATTCAAGAAACACACAAACGTACTGCAGATACACGTCGCGGACTGCAGCCAGGCGGAGCTCACGCAGTTCATGCACAAAGTTATGCCACA ATTCTTCGACACACTGCAGCTGCAAGAGATAGTATTCATAGGACCAGGATGCGTGCAGATGGTTCATAGCAATGTCAAACTAGACAG AGTAATTATAGAGAGCCTGTTATTCAAACATTCCCACAGCATAAGGAATTTTGCCCTGATCAGCTGCGAAATGGACGCCGTAGATGACAAGAAGACGAAACAAATA CACTACAACGTGGAGTTATACTCGCGCGGGCTCCGCTTCGACCCTTCATCACCAGCTGACGCGATATTATCAAGATTCAACGCTGAGGCGATGATGTTTTCCAGTTTACag cacaTACTAGTAGACTACGACCTGGTCACCACAGAAACTCTAGAGACCCTCTCGCAGCTCACATCATTCAGCCAACTAAGCATCATCATATGCAATAAGAAATTAGCACATTCCGTGGATTGGAACAGGGTGCAGACTTGCTACCCTAATGGGTTAGACGTCGCCGTTAATTTG ATTGGATTATCAGAAAAGAAGATTGACGAAGTGATGGAGACCGTTTTAGTGGAGGGGCTGACTCTTACATCGCTCAAACTGCTGTTTTGTAAAACT TTATATCCGCCTCTGATAAATCACGTGTTGCGGCTACACAAGGACTCGTTACGCGAGTTCGTCGTGGTGGACGCGCCCCATGAGTCCTGTCAGCGCGTCATACGACCACTACGTGTTCTCGAC TATGAAGCGTGCGTGAATCCGATCATATTGATGTGCTGGCAGTGTACGCAACTAAGAAGACTTATAATACATG GCTACTGGGTGTGGCAATACGACGTGCTGGGCTTCGTGCGGCTCCGCAAGTCGCTGTCGCAGCTGGAGGTGTCGGCCGTGTACGGGCGCACGCGTCGCCCGCAGCAGTCCGCCCTGGCGCGCGTGCACGTCAGCGACGCTCCGGACACTCTCGACGCCAGCTTTGTTAGG CAAGTGAACGAGTTCACGGAGTTCAAATGGAAACCTTGCCCGTGGTCGCGCCTGCACCCCGGcctgcgcgcgcgcgccgcgcccgcgcagcgCGCCGCCTACGCGCTCCACGAGGCGCGCCGGCCTCTCGGCGTCAC gTTGCATTCTCAAAAATGA